A DNA window from Aminipila luticellarii contains the following coding sequences:
- the ord gene encoding 2,4-diaminopentanoate dehydrogenase, with protein MENVKVILWGLGAMGGGIGKMITKKKGIDIVGAIDIGAKLGKSLYDVVPGIERGDREDVIVGTAEDVIKPGSADIVVVCTDSFTSKVYDKLVFVMERGINVITSAEEMAFPQAQEPELTKKLDEIAKKNSVTVLGTGINPGLIMDLLVILWTGACETVDHIVSRRVNSLSPFGPAVMEEQGIGMEVEEFNKRKADGTMAGHVGFAESVGMITTALGWKLDKFEQDMEPIVTDVDRKSPYGFAKAGQVAGVAMKGWGYVDGEKKIEMDHPQQIEPEQVGVHTGDYVEIKGVPPVNMANTPEIEGGIGTMAMILNTIPHVINARPGLKTMIDIPVPRALMGDVRDQICEECKIVK; from the coding sequence ATGGAAAATGTAAAAGTAATTCTCTGGGGTCTTGGTGCCATGGGCGGCGGAATCGGAAAGATGATCACGAAGAAAAAGGGCATTGATATTGTTGGTGCGATCGATATCGGCGCTAAATTAGGAAAGAGCCTATATGATGTCGTTCCCGGCATAGAAAGAGGAGACAGAGAAGATGTCATTGTTGGCACGGCTGAAGATGTGATTAAGCCGGGTTCTGCTGATATCGTAGTTGTATGCACAGACTCTTTTACAAGCAAGGTATATGACAAATTGGTATTTGTTATGGAAAGAGGAATCAATGTTATCACTTCTGCAGAAGAAATGGCATTCCCTCAGGCTCAGGAGCCGGAACTTACAAAGAAATTAGATGAAATTGCTAAGAAAAACAGCGTAACCGTACTTGGAACGGGAATCAACCCTGGCCTTATCATGGATCTATTAGTAATTTTATGGACAGGTGCCTGCGAAACAGTAGACCATATCGTATCCAGAAGAGTAAACAGCTTATCCCCATTTGGACCTGCTGTAATGGAAGAACAGGGAATCGGTATGGAGGTCGAGGAATTCAACAAGAGAAAAGCAGACGGAACGATGGCTGGCCACGTTGGTTTTGCCGAATCCGTAGGAATGATTACCACAGCTTTAGGATGGAAGCTGGATAAATTTGAACAGGATATGGAACCAATCGTAACAGATGTAGATAGAAAATCCCCTTATGGATTTGCTAAGGCAGGGCAGGTTGCCGGCGTAGCAATGAAAGGCTGGGGCTATGTTGACGGAGAGAAAAAGATCGAAATGGATCACCCTCAGCAGATCGAACCAGAGCAGGTTGGTGTGCACACTGGTGACTATGTAGAGATCAAGGGAGTTCCGCCGGTAAACATGGCTAACACACCTGAAATTGAAGGCGGAATCGGAACAATGGCTATGATTCTTAACACCATTCCACATGTAATCAATGCAAGACCGGGTCTAAAGACAATGATCGATATTCCTGTTCCTAGAGCACTGATGGGAGACGTAAGAGATCAGATCTGCGAAGAATGCAAAATAGTAAAATAG
- the ortA gene encoding 2-amino-4-oxopentanoate thiolase subunit OrtA — protein MVKKGEWVRIHSIVLKAEERTAKLPEDTQKCPLEMWTKGFLQADAEIGDEVTIMTAANRIEKGTLLEVNPYWKHSYGKFIPELVQIDKQLREIMYGGDK, from the coding sequence ATGGTTAAAAAAGGTGAATGGGTCAGGATTCACTCGATTGTGTTAAAAGCCGAAGAGAGAACTGCAAAACTTCCTGAAGACACCCAAAAATGCCCACTTGAAATGTGGACCAAAGGATTTCTGCAGGCAGATGCAGAAATCGGTGATGAAGTAACGATAATGACTGCAGCAAATCGAATCGAAAAAGGAACGCTTTTAGAGGTAAATCCATACTGGAAGCACAGCTATGGTAAATTTATTCCTGAGTTAGTTCAGATTGATAAGCAGTTAAGAGAAATCATGTACGGAGGTGACAAATAA